The DNA sequence TACAACAAAGAAAAAAACCAGGCACCTCTTGTGAGTGCCAAAGGGGAAGGCAAAACAGCACAAAAAATCATTCAGCTTGCCAAAGAAAACGGTGTTCCTCTCAAAAAAGACGAAGATTTAGTGGAACTGTTGTCCAAGGTGGAACTTGACAAAGAAATACCTCCGCAGATGTATAAGGCTATCGCTGAAGTTTTTAGCTTTGTTTATTCAGTTACAAGAGAAAAATCATAAACAAATTAAGCGGTTATATGATATTGTTATCATATATTTAATTTCTGGGAAGGTCAATTGTGGAAGAAGAGCTTACATGTAAAAACTTAAATGAAATACAGCTTGGTCAGCTTCACATCACTCCAAAAGAGTATGAAAAAATTCTTGACATTCAAAGTGCTGTTTTAAATAAACTGTCACTCAATGACGATTATGAGGATATCCTTCAGCATTTATGCCTGTTGACAGAACATCTGTTGCCAAATTCTGTCGCATCCATTATGCTTGTCAACAAAGAGACCGGTTTTATGAGTGTACTTTGCGCCCCTTCTATACCTGATTCAGGACGAAAAGCCTTGGAAAATCTCAAACCGGGACCCGGTGGCGGCTCTTGCGGCAATGCAGTCTTTCACAATAAGCCTCAGTATGTTTTAAATACATTTAAAGACAAAAGATGGGCTGATTTAAGACAGGTTGCCTATGATTACAATCTCTGTTCCTGCTGGTCCATGCCAATTGTCGATGAAAACAACAAAGCCGTCGGAAGCTTTGCCCTCTCCTCTTTTGAACATCGACTGCCGACGCCTTTTCACAAAAAACTTCTTGAAACAGCCGCATTTATTGTTAATATTGTATTAAAAAACAAAGAAATAGAGAACAAAATACAACATATGCTTTATTATGACAGTTTAACAGGACTGCATAACAAAACATATATAGACAAATTATTGAATGACACTCAGGAACATACTCTTTTAATTCTCGATATCAATAATTTCAGCTATATCAACAACACTTACGGTTTTTCTGTAGGCGACGCACTGCTCACCAATGTTGCAGATATTTTTACAGCAAAACTGCAATATCCGAAAATATGCAAGCTTGAAGCAGACAGGTTTGCCATTATTTTACATGCAGATGCCAATGTAGAACAAAATGTTAAAAAGATACAGGAGTATTTTTACACACATGAACTGCTTATAGATTCCATAGCCTTGAATATCTCTTTTTCCTACGGAGCTGCCACGGGCAGCACAAACCTTTTTAAACATGCGATTATCTCCTTGAAACATGCAAAAACAAGAGGCAGAAGTGCCCTCTATATTTTTGACAACAAGGAAGAAAATATTTTTTTTCA is a window from the Sulfurimonas hydrogeniphila genome containing:
- a CDS encoding sensor domain-containing diguanylate cyclase; translation: MEEELTCKNLNEIQLGQLHITPKEYEKILDIQSAVLNKLSLNDDYEDILQHLCLLTEHLLPNSVASIMLVNKETGFMSVLCAPSIPDSGRKALENLKPGPGGGSCGNAVFHNKPQYVLNTFKDKRWADLRQVAYDYNLCSCWSMPIVDENNKAVGSFALSSFEHRLPTPFHKKLLETAAFIVNIVLKNKEIENKIQHMLYYDSLTGLHNKTYIDKLLNDTQEHTLLILDINNFSYINNTYGFSVGDALLTNVADIFTAKLQYPKICKLEADRFAIILHADANVEQNVKKIQEYFYTHELLIDSIALNISFSYGAATGSTNLFKHAIISLKHAKTRGRSALYIFDNKEENIFFQKRKEFIEANNILHNALISNNIVPFFQGIRDNNTGEITKFEALARIKTEKEIFSPYFFLKPAHSSGLLPEITKIMIDKTFEIMSHNEYIFSINLTEDDLTRHYILDYLNEKSAKYSINPSRVILEILEGISASGKKNHIQQLNALKEKGYALALDDFGIEYSNFERVLDLDIDFLKIDAKYIKDIDTNPKSYEITKAIAFFAKNANIPCVAEFVHNASVQKIVEDLGIEYSQGYHFSKPSQTLPSP
- a CDS encoding EscU/YscU/HrcU family type III secretion system export apparatus switch protein → MKEKAVALKYNKEKNQAPLVSAKGEGKTAQKIIQLAKENGVPLKKDEDLVELLSKVELDKEIPPQMYKAIAEVFSFVYSVTREKS